The genomic region CTTGCCCACGGTCCAGCAATCGAAGAACTCGTCCATCACCAGCAAGCCCAGCCGGTCGCACAGGTCGAGAAACTCGGGCGCCACCGGATTGTGGCTGGTCCGAATGGCATTCACCCCCAGCTCCTGCAGCCCCTTCAGCCGCCGCTCCCAGACGCTCAACGGCACGGCGGCCCCCAGCGCGCCGCCGTCGTGATGCAGGCAGACGCCCTTGAGCAGCACCTTGCGACCGTTCAGGACAAAGCCTTGCTCCGCGGTAAACTTCGCGTCGCGGATGCCGAAGGCCAGCGTTTCTTCATCGAGCGTCTGACCCGCTGTGTTTACCTGCACCACGGCCGTATGCAAATCCGGATGCGTGACATCCCAAAGCTGCGGCGCCCAAGGCAGCGTCACGTCGAACGACACATCAGCCGTTTTCCCGGCGCGAACCGTCACCAAACCAGAATCACCCGAACACGCGTAACGCCCGTCCGGCGCCGAATGCGGCGGTCCCTGAATCCGGGCGCGAACCGTGATTTCCCGGTCCTGGCCCGACGTGTTGCACACGGTGGTTTGCACCCGGATGACGGCCCGGTTGGTTTCAATGACCGGCGTGGAAATGAACGTGGCGTGATCATCAAAATGCACCGGGTCCGTGGTCACCAATCGCACATGCCGGTAGATGCCCGCGCCGGAATACCAGCGGGAAGCCGGCTGCGCCGACGTGTCGGCGCGCACCGCGAGCAGGTTCGTGGCACCCGCCTCAAACTTGAGCTGCGGCGTGAGTTCGTAGCGAAAACTGACGTAACCGTTGGGACGATGGCCAAGCCGGTGGCCGTTGATCCACACGTCGCTGTTCGCCATGATGCCATCAAACTCGACGAACACACACTGCTTTGCCGCACTGGCCGGCAGGGTGAACGCCTTGCGATACCAACCCACTCCCGAGGGCAGAAAGGCCCCCGCCCCGCCCGTTTTGTTCGTCTTCGCAAACGGGCCTTCGATGCTCCAATCATGCGGCAGATCCAGCGTGCGCCAGGCGGAGTCATCGAACACGGCCGCTTCCGCGCCCTTTGCGTCGCCTTTGAAGAAGCGCCAGCCGGGATCGAAACTCAGGCTGGTGCGCGGCATCGTGGCCGCCGCGACGGCCGCGGATGTTTCGGGCGCCATGTCGTAACCGGAGCCATTCCCGCCGTCGGCCATCGGATTGCGGTTCGTCTGCGCTCTGGCCGCCAGCAGTCCCAGTGAGACGAGCAGCGCCGTCAAAATCCGGCAGTGCAACCGGAATCCCAACCGATTGGGGAAGGACGAAAATCGCCATGTGCCCGGCCCGAGTGGTGTCATTTGCTTCAGAGCCTCGCCACAAAACGCGGGGCTGTCTTGTCACCACTTCTGGCGACAGCGACAAAAGATTTTGCCCGAGCCGGGTCGCAAGCGCTCGCCTCACGGCTTCACGCCACGCAGCGTCACTGTAGCCGGCTTGAGCCCCGCTGATTCCGCAATCAACGTGATCTTGCCGGGCTGGCCAGCCTTGGCGCGCACGATGACGAGCGCGAGCCCGTTGAAAGCCTTGCGCTGCGGTGCCTGGAAGGATTCAAAGCTCGTCGCGTCGCCGTTGTCGGTGGCGACAATCTCACCCGGTCCCTCGACGCGGAAATGGATTTCATTGTTCGCGCGCGGCACCATGAGTCCGGCCTTGTCGGCCACCTTCACCGTGACGAACGACAAATCCCGGCCGTCCGCCGTCAGCTTCGCGCGGTCGGGCGACAGGAGGAGCTTCGTCGCCGGCCCGGTTGTTTTCATCACGTCGGTCGCCCACTTTTTGCCGTTCTTGTAGGCGACAACCTTGAGTTCGCCGGGTTGATAGACGACGTCGTCCCACCGCAGGCGGTATTCGAGCGGCCCCTTCTTTTTCCGGCCGAGCGATTTGCCGTTGAGGAACAGCTCCGCCTCGTCGCCGCTGGTGTAAACGTGGACGGGCGTCACCTGCCCCACGCGTTCGGGCCAGTTCCAATGCGGCAGAATGTGCGCCATCGGGAAGTCCGGCCGCCAGTGCGCCTGATACAGGTAATAGCGATCCTTGGGGAAGCCCGCGAGATCGACGATGCCGAAATAGCTGCTGCGCGACGGCGTGCGAATCCGGCCCAGCTCCTGCAGTTCTTTTTCGGCGCGCGCCTTGTCGGCGGGATTCGAGTAGTTGTTCAGGTTGCTCAGGTCCGCGTTGTAGGGCGTGGGCTCCCCGAGATAATCGAACCCGGTCCAGACGAACTCACCCGCCACGAACGCATTCTTATCCTGCCCGCGAAACTCCGTGTCCGGCGGCATCGCCCAGGGCGGGGCATACAAGTCGTAGGAGCTGACTTGAAAATCCGCCAGGCCCTTGGACTTGTCGTTGCTGACGGGGAAAAAATATTCGCCGCGCGAGCTGACGCACGACGAGGTTTCGCTGGCAAACAGCGGAATGCCCGGATTCGCCGCGCGGAATTTTGCGTATTCGCCGGGTTTGTAGTTGTAGCCGAACACGTCCACAATCTTTTGAAAGCCGTTGTAACCGGCCTCGGTGTGGTTGCAACCCGCCGTCACGGGCCGCGTGGTGTCCTCGCTGTGGACGATTTCCGCCAGGTCGCGGGCCACGTTGAAATGGCCGGGGTTCGCCTGCTCGGGAATCTCGTTGCCGATGCTCCACAAAATCACGCACGGATGGTTGCGGTCGCGCCGGAGCCAGGCCCGCACGTCGGCTTCGTGCCAGTCGTTGTAGAGCAGGTTGTAGTCGTTGCGCTTCTTCCGCATCTGCCACGCATCGAAGGCCTCGTCCATGACGACGAAGCCCATGCGATCGCAGAGGTCCAGCAGCTCGGGCGCCGGCGGATTGTGGCTGGTGCGAATGGCGTTGCAGCCCATCGCCCGCAAAATCTCCAACTGCCGTTGCAACGCGCGGGTGTTGATGGCGGCGCCGAGCGCCCCCAGATCGTGGTGGTCGCAAACGCCGTTGAGGCGCAGCCGCTCGCCGTTGAGCAGAAACCCGTTGTCGGTCGTGAATTGAATCGTGCGAATGCCAAAGGGCGTTTCCACCTGGTCAACGACCTGGCCGCCCTGTTTGACCGTCGTCACGGCGACGTAGCGGTTCGGCTGGGCCACGCTCCACAGCCTGGGCTTGGGAATCACCATGGTTTCCTCCGCCAGCGAAGCTTCGCCCGGTGCGATTTTCAATCCGCCCATAAGCATCGTGGCCACGGCCTTGCCCGTGCGTTTGCCATCGGCGTTCAACGGGTAAAGCGCTGTTTCGACGTCAGCGTCCACGTCCTTGGCGAGGTTGTTCTGCACGTCGACCTTTACCAGCACACTGGCCGAGGCGGCGTTGACCTGCGGCGTGGTCACAAACACGCCCCAATGCCCCACATGCAGGGGCGCCGTCTTGACGAGCCAGACATTGCGATAGAGGCCGGCGCCAGGATACCAGCGGGAGGATTCCGGCGGCGTGTCGAGCCGGATGGCGATGACGTTCTCCGCGCCCGCCTTCACGAACGGCGTCAAATCCACCTGCCACGACGCATAACCGTAAGGCCAGCCGCCCACGAACTGGCCGTTCAACCACACGCTCGCGTAAGACATCGCGCCGTCCACATCGAGGTAGATTTGCTTGCCCGCGTCGGCGGCGGGCAGCGTAAAGTGCTTGCGATACCAGACCGGCCCCCACCACTTCAGCTTGCCGGTTTCACCCGGGTATTCCTGCTGGAACGGGCCTTCAATCGCCCAGTCGTGCGGCAACGTCACGGCGCGCCAGTTGGCGTCCGCAAAGTCCGGCTGCGTGTAGGCCACGTCGGCACCGACATTGCCCTCGGGACGGGTCGCGCGCTGGGCTTCATCCGCCTTGAACGGCGCCGCCGTCGGCAGCAGCCACGGCTTGAGCGTGGCGTAGCTCAGTTGGTTGGTCACGCCCGCCGGATCGTCCTTGGTGAACCGCCAGCCGTCGTCGAAGGAAAGGCGTTCCCGCCCGGCCCAGGCCGTGCACAACCCGGCCATCACACAGGCGAGACTTGGGAAGACAACCAAACGGACGAAAAGCGGGCGAAGGGGATTTGTTGGGCGTCGCATAGTTCGGCCTTTGATGCAGGAATATCGCGCCGAATTCAATGTCCAAGTGTGCTGGACGCGCATGTTCGGTTGGGATGTAGTTCAAGGCGCCCGCCGCAAGCCTTCGGCGCGCACCACCCACTGGCCATTGTCAGGAAAGCCCGGTGCGTTTCGTTGCGGCGCACCGTCCCAACCGGCGGCCATCATGGCGGTGGCGTAAAGCAGGCCACCATTGCCGGGCAGATACAGCGGCAGATTGGGACGCTGATAATTATGGCCGTTGGCCAGGAAATGGTTTTTTGGCGTGTCGAGAAACAACGCATCCAAGGCCCGCTCGGGTTCACCGACGCGCGCGGCGGTCATGGCCAGCACCGGATAATCCCAGCCCCACGTGCTGGGCCAGTCCCACGTCTGCCAAACGCGGTCGAGCGTCGCCCGCATCGTGGCCGGCTGGATCAAATCCGTCGGTGGCAGCACCCCGAGTGCGCATAACATGGACGGATGATCGTGCGTCACCGTGTAAGGCGGCGTTTCAATCGCCGCGTAAACGCCGTCGCGAATTGTAGGTTGCGCCAGGTGCGCCGCCACATCGTCCCATTTGACCTGCGGCGGCAGCCCCAGTTCCCGCCGCCACGCCCGCGCCACGTTCAGGGCCCACTGCCAGTAGGCGAGTTCGTAGGTGGGATTGAAAATCTTCGCCCGGTCCTTCCCGTAACTTTCCTGGGCCGGAATCACCGGCGGCCCGAGCACGTAACGATTCCCTGCCCGGTCCCAGACCGCGTAATCCGCCATGAAATCAGCGGTTTCAAACACGAGGTCGCGATACTTTTCCAGCGTCCGGCGGCCCGGATGCGCGCGTCGCAACAGTTCGGCGTAGAAGATGGGATGCGGCTGTTCCCAGATGAGAAACGCCGCGATGCTGCTGGGCGACTGGTCGCCGGCCGGATCAGTCATCTTCGGCCAGCGCGCGCCGACGTAGCCCTGCGAATGGGCCAGTTCGCGCGCGGCCGGGAGAATCTTCTGATACCACGGCAGGCTGCGTTCGAGCAGGGCCTCGCGTCCCCACAACGCAAAATGCGCGGCGTGCCACCAGTGCATTTCGAGATGCGGTTTGCCGAACCAACTGTTCTCCACCAACCCCGTTTCCTGCGGCGGCATCGAACCGGCGCAGTTGATGGCCGTGAGGTATTGCGACAGCACAATGCGCCGTTCCAGTTCAAACCAGCGCGCGTCCTTGCTGCCCGACAGGTCGATGGCGCCGCCGTCCTTCCAAAACTGCACCCAATGTTTTGCCGCCGCCCGTTTGACCGCGGCGAAATCCGGCAGCCCGCCAATCTTCGGCTGCGGCGAAAACGCGGCCACGAATTCCAGCGCCGTCACTCCGCCCCTGCCGGTCGCGGCTTCCGCTGAGGCGGCCAGGATGAACTCGTGCGAGCCGGCGGTTTCCAGAGTCGCGCCCCGGCTGAACGCCAGCGCGACCGAATACGTCGTCGCGTCCAACTGCCGGGCAAAATCCACGCGCCGGCCATGACGCGTCAGGCGCGTTTCATGCCGCTCCGGATGATTCCAATCGTCCGCATTCAACCAGTCGCCCGCCGCGTAGGGAAAGGCGAGACGCACGCGGAGTTGCGGCGTGGCCAGCAACGGCGACTCGATGCGGACGGCCATCAAGTCGCGCTCCGGATGGCAGACAGTCAGCACGCGCACCGGCTGGCCGTCCAACGTGAAGCGGCTTTCCAGCAAGCCGGACCACAAATCCAGCGTCTGCACCGGGGCGGCCAGGTTCGTGATGGCCACGGGCGAACCATCCGCATGCTGCAACCGCAGACCGATGCGCGCCAGATCCAGCCGGTGCGGGTTGGCCCGCAACCACTGGCTCGCCGCGTGCGCGCGCGAGGATTTCCCGGGATCACTTTCGCCGTCCACCGCGCCGTCGGCATACGGCACCGGCCGGCCGTGGGTGTCGTAATTCACCAGCACATCCTTCAGCGTAAAGTTTTCCGGGTTCGGAAAACTATGCCAGCCCCACTGCGACATCGTGGCCAGGCGCATGCCTTGTGCATGGAACTCCGGGAACGTTTGCAGGCCCGTGATGTCCGCCGTGAAGGCAAACTCGCCGTTGCCGACCGACAACGGCGTGAGCGGATCGGCGCGGGTCAGGACGATGTTGTGCCGCGTAACCAGCGCGTGCCGGTCGATGGGTTCAGCGGAGGCATTGCGGGCCGCGGCCCCGGTGTTGAGGGCGGCCAGGAGAAGAACGAAGGCACGCGTTGCACGAAACGGAAACATGCCGTCATGAGGCCGGGTGAGGCCTACTTGAAGTTTGCCGCGCATGGTTTTCAGACGCACTTAAATCCCTCGTGTTCAATTCACGTGAGACATTTTCAACAGCCTGCCTAGCAGCTCTGGCGGGAGTCTGGGCGAAGGAGCGGCCAGCGCGAGAAGGGGCGAGGGCAGGAAAATCTCAGTCACCGAAGGGGATTAACGCCCATGCTTTTAACACCTTCATCACACACTTCAATCTGAACATCGTAACTATCTATTGCGTTTACGTCCGTTGCTACAAAATGATATTCGTTGCTGACCATGTAACTGAATTTCATGTGGTCAAATACCGCAATGCGTCCGGTATTTGAGTAGGCTAAACCTGACGTAATACCAAATTCTCCGCCTGATAGCATTGTAAGACTTCTGGAGCCTGATGGCTTGCTCACTATAAAAGCGAGGCGGCGCCTGTCTGTGGAAAGAAGCAATCCAATCTTACCGTCGGGCGCCCAACACGATAAATCGAACTCACGCTTCACTTCCTTAGGAACCGACTTTGACTGGTTTGCCTCATTACGATTATTATCAATTGAATTTACTGATGTGCATCCAGAAATGATAAAGATTGCCGATAACAATGCCAACCAGACTTTATCCACCTTCACGATTGCTTTCATGTTAAAAGTATAAAAGAAAATATTCATCTTTGTAGTTATGAAACTAGCCCATTAAGAATTGCTATTGGATACCACTCACCCTGGCGATAAGACGTCTGGCCGTTCACCGCCACTGAATTGGTCACCAGCGCCATCCCCATTACATCCACGACCCCGGCCACGGTCCGATTGGTGTATTGATTGAGCAGGGTCACGGTGTAGTTATTCGTTTGCAGATTCTGACCGTTCTGGTCGCCACCCGCCCGAGTCTGCTGCCGGTTCCCGAGGTCGTCAAAAGCATATTCAATACGGCGCGCGCAGCCGGAAGAACAGGCTGCCGTGGGCGGGGTCGAATGGCAACGTGAACCGGTTCGTTTGCGTGGAGTCGGAGAGGATGAACCAGTTCGTGCCCAAGCCGGCGCCGGGCGCGTTGGTCTGCGCCTGCAAGACCCAGCCGGTATGGTCCGACGGCCAGAGCAACTGCAACTGACCGGCGTTCGCCGTCACGCCCAGTTGCGGCGGACTCGCGGACACCGGGCGGGCGGCGACGGGCGCGGAATCAGCGCTTTCGCCCGCTACGTTGAGCGCCGACACCGTGAAGTAATACAGCGTGCCGTTGGTCAGCGGCGCGCTGACCACGCTGGTTCCGGCCACGTTCGTCAGCGTGGTGTAAGGACCGGCCGGCGCCGGGGCGCGTTTCACGTGGTAACTGGCCGCGTTGGGGGCGGTGGTCCATTGCAGCTCCACCTGTGCATCGCCAGCGAGCGCCATCAGATTCGCAGGCGCGGCGGGCGGAACAGTCAGCTGGGAAATTTCCGCCGCACTCAACGCGCGGTTGTAAATGCGCAACTCATCCACCGCGCCGGCCATGCCGGGATCGCTCCACTGCGACCGGCCCAGGTAGTTCGACACGGTGTTGCCCAAGGTGGAAGGCCGCAGCGTCATCGCGCTGTTCGTTCCCACCGGCGCGCCGTCCACATAAAGGATGCCGACCGGGCCCGTAAGCGTCACCGCCACGTGATGCCAGACGCCGGTCGTCAGCACCGTCGGGCAGTTGATCTGTTCCTCGCTCCCGTTCGAGCGCCGCGTGATTGCATAGCGGACGGTGTTGCCGCCGTAGCTCGCCGGGGTCAGGAACATGTAGGTGCCCGTGCCCGAACCGAAATCGAAGACGCGCGACCACGGGACCAGCGTGTCCAGCTTGACCCACGCGGCGATGGTGAAGTCGTTCAGGTTGCTGACCACGCCCGTCGGCAGGCGCACGAAGCCATTCGCGGTGCCGTCGAGATGAACGGCGTTGCCCGACTTTCCGGCCACCCAATTCGCCCCGGAGCCGAGCGCGGCCGCGTTGGTGCCGGCATCATCCGCAGCCGTCGAGCCGTCGGTCTCATCGAACGTCCAGTGCGCGTAGAGGTCGAACGGGTGCGTGGTCACGACGGATGAATTGCCGCTTTCGCCCGCGACGTTGACCGCCGACACGACGTAGTAATACGGCACGCCGTTCGTGACGGTGGCATCGGTGTAAACGGGCGCCGGCACGCCGCTGGCAATCGTGATAAACGGTCCGCCGGCGGCACCGGAGCGTTTGACGTTGTAACTGGCCGCGGCGGGCGAACCGCTCCACGTCAGGACGACGCGCGCGTTGTCCGGCCGGGCTGCCAGTCCAATGGGCGGGGACGGCGCGTTCGCGACCGGACCGTCCAGTTCGAGGCAGTCGTAAGCCCAGCTCGCGCTCAGCCACGGGCCGAGGTCGCCCGAGCCGCTCACGGGATTGATTTGCAGTGTGTTCTGCCCCACGACGAGCGCGCTGGCCGGAATGTTGAACGTATAGAGGTAATTATTCTCCCGATACGTGCCGACGGTGATGCTGCGCGTCTTAGGCTGCGACGGCGCGCCGGAGTAGGACGAGTTCCAACTGTTGACGGTAATCTGCGGGCGGCCGCCGTTGTAGGCGCAGGTCGTGCCGAGGCGCAAGGTCAGCGGCGTGATTTGATTCGCGGCCAGGTTGAATTGGATGACGGCGGGTGAGTTCGTGCCGCGGAATTGCACGCACGGAAACTGGCTGGCGCTGTTGCTCTCGATGACGAAGGGCCACGGCGCCCAGTTGCTCATCCGCACGTCCGACGGATGCATGGTCGTGAGCCGGTCGGCGTTCAACAGGCCGGCGGGCGTGCCGTCCCATTCGCCAAGCTTCCAGATGAACGTTGGCGCGGGCGCGGTCGAAACGAGATTCAACGTGTTCGTCATCCCCGCGCTCACGCTCACCGGCGCGGTGGCCACGGCGAGTTCCTGTTTGTAAAGCGTCGCCGTATAGGTGCCCGGCAGCATCAACAGCGAAGTGAAACCGCCGTTTGTCCCGGCCACGGTCCAGTATTGCGCCTGCTCGTTCGCGAAGCCCACGACCGGCTGAAAGCC from Verrucomicrobiia bacterium harbors:
- a CDS encoding glycoside hydrolase family 2 TIM barrel-domain containing protein gives rise to the protein MTALLVSLGLLAARAQTNRNPMADGGNGSGYDMAPETSAAVAAATMPRTSLSFDPGWRFFKGDAKGAEAAVFDDSAWRTLDLPHDWSIEGPFAKTNKTGGAGAFLPSGVGWYRKAFTLPASAAKQCVFVEFDGIMANSDVWINGHRLGHRPNGYVSFRYELTPQLKFEAGATNLLAVRADTSAQPASRWYSGAGIYRHVRLVTTDPVHFDDHATFISTPVIETNRAVIRVQTTVCNTSGQDREITVRARIQGPPHSAPDGRYACSGDSGLVTVRAGKTADVSFDVTLPWAPQLWDVTHPDLHTAVVQVNTAGQTLDEETLAFGIRDAKFTAEQGFVLNGRKVLLKGVCLHHDGGALGAAVPLSVWERRLKGLQELGVNAIRTSHNPVAPEFLDLCDRLGLLVMDEFFDCWTVGK
- the galB gene encoding beta-galactosidase GalB; the protein is MAGLCTAWAGRERLSFDDGWRFTKDDPAGVTNQLSYATLKPWLLPTAAPFKADEAQRATRPEGNVGADVAYTQPDFADANWRAVTLPHDWAIEGPFQQEYPGETGKLKWWGPVWYRKHFTLPAADAGKQIYLDVDGAMSYASVWLNGQFVGGWPYGYASWQVDLTPFVKAGAENVIAIRLDTPPESSRWYPGAGLYRNVWLVKTAPLHVGHWGVFVTTPQVNAASASVLVKVDVQNNLAKDVDADVETALYPLNADGKRTGKAVATMLMGGLKIAPGEASLAEETMVIPKPRLWSVAQPNRYVAVTTVKQGGQVVDQVETPFGIRTIQFTTDNGFLLNGERLRLNGVCDHHDLGALGAAINTRALQRQLEILRAMGCNAIRTSHNPPAPELLDLCDRMGFVVMDEAFDAWQMRKKRNDYNLLYNDWHEADVRAWLRRDRNHPCVILWSIGNEIPEQANPGHFNVARDLAEIVHSEDTTRPVTAGCNHTEAGYNGFQKIVDVFGYNYKPGEYAKFRAANPGIPLFASETSSCVSSRGEYFFPVSNDKSKGLADFQVSSYDLYAPPWAMPPDTEFRGQDKNAFVAGEFVWTGFDYLGEPTPYNADLSNLNNYSNPADKARAEKELQELGRIRTPSRSSYFGIVDLAGFPKDRYYLYQAHWRPDFPMAHILPHWNWPERVGQVTPVHVYTSGDEAELFLNGKSLGRKKKGPLEYRLRWDDVVYQPGELKVVAYKNGKKWATDVMKTTGPATKLLLSPDRAKLTADGRDLSFVTVKVADKAGLMVPRANNEIHFRVEGPGEIVATDNGDATSFESFQAPQRKAFNGLALVIVRAKAGQPGKITLIAESAGLKPATVTLRGVKP
- a CDS encoding rhamnogalacturonan lyase B N-terminal domain-containing protein, yielding MSSRWRTAQESIRRCRLALFVLALAAGLLISGEVRAAFGLTTAADYYQVDTGAGLVFKVRRTDNGSSTQSAGDLMSLVYNGVEYQDQSRGSQINSGFDWIYNYTNLVTVSATVYGTNHLKITVVSGDPASGQGVLTHYYLARNGDPVIYMATHFTQEPEAQALCRFIVRIPSSLLPNGPPPSDIRNNTGAIESGDIFGMADGTTRSKHYSNMRLLDWAFIGATGNNVGVFMDRSSHEGDSGGPFYRSLLNQCGTDQEITYIINYGEGQTEPFRTNILNGPYALVFTGGGLPETNLDYSWIETGGLNLVGWVPAAGRGIVKGTVAGVPAGFQPVVGFANEQAQYWTVAGTNGGFTSLLMLPGTYTATLYKQELAVATAPVSVSAGMTNTLNLVSTAPAPTFIWKLGEWDGTPAGLLNADRLTTMHPSDVRMSNWAPWPFVIESNSASQFPCVQFRGTNSPAVIQFNLAANQITPLTLRLGTTCAYNGGRPQITVNSWNSSYSGAPSQPKTRSITVGTYRENNYLYTFNIPASALVVGQNTLQINPVSGSGDLGPWLSASWAYDCLELDGPVANAPSPPIGLAARPDNARVVLTWSGSPAAASYNVKRSGAAGGPFITIASGVPAPVYTDATVTNGVPYYYVVSAVNVAGESGNSSVVTTHPFDLYAHWTFDETDGSTAADDAGTNAAALGSGANWVAGKSGNAVHLDGTANGFVRLPTGVVSNLNDFTIAAWVKLDTLVPWSRVFDFGSGTGTYMFLTPASYGGNTVRYAITRRSNGSEEQINCPTVLTTGVWHHVAVTLTGPVGILYVDGAPVGTNSAMTLRPSTLGNTVSNYLGRSQWSDPGMAGAVDELRIYNRALSAAEISQLTVPPAAPANLMALAGDAQVELQWTTAPNAASYHVKRAPAPAGPYTTLTNVAGTSVVSAPLTNGTLYYFTVSALNVAGESADSAPVAARPVSASPPQLGVTANAGQLQLLWPSDHTGWVLQAQTNAPGAGLGTNWFILSDSTQTNRFTLPFDPAHGSLFFRLRAPY